The DNA window CATTGCTAGACCcgaccgccaccaccatcgacCAGGGGGACCACCCCCACCGCCTGACTGCTCCGCCCGTGGCCCACGGCCACTTTGCTTCGCCACGATACCCGCCCACCCCTCTGCTCCGCCCCAGAGCTCCGCCAGCGACCGCGTTTCCGGTATCGCGAGCTtactcctcgtcgtcgacgccgtctCCTCgctcgcagcggcggccgcgATGTTGTCTCTACAGTGATGACAACgaggaaagggggagagaaaaagaatggAGAAAAAATGGGTGGCCATGGGTCCCACTGTATTTTTAACTAAACActcgatgacatgtgggtcccaccttttgatttaattttaattttgatattttgctatCACCGTCACATaggatgaagaccaagtcaaatcaGCCACGTAGATGGCACATCAGCCGAAACCGCCATCCGAACCGGCTTAGGACCTTATTTGCActagttttgagttttgacagttgagggactGTTGTATCCGGTATTGCAGTTTAGGATGAAAATCAGATTCCATGTCAAGCTAAGGGACCTAAATTGAACTTAGTCCTTTGCTAAATGAAAAACTTTGGGCCAAACTAACTATAGCCCACTCATTGCTTTAGCTGAACGGAAGGCCCATGCACAAATATTAAAGTAGATCCAATACGCTATGAGATGCCTAGCACTATGCATGCCGATCGGACGGTGTAAAAAATTTGACTGAAATCAGCCACAAATTCAGTCGATAGATTTTTCGTGGACACGTACTAGTGGGCAGCTAGTGTAGCTAGTGGGCACTGGACAGCGGCCAATTACGTTTCGTTAGTCGTTAAAACAGCTAACACCTTTCAGGCTTCATTCAGCCTTCAGCTCAGTCATTCAGGCATTGATAGGCACGGAGAATGGCAGAGAAGGGGAACCCGGCGAACAAGGTGGCCATCGTGGCGGTGCCGTTCCCGGCGCAGGGTCACCTCAACCAGGTGCTGCACCTGTCGCTCCagctcgcgtcgtcgtcgcacgGGCTCGCGGTCCACTAcgctgcgccggcgccgcagctcCGCCAGGCGCGGGCGCGCGTGCACGGCTGGGACGACAAGGCCCTCCTCTCCGTCCAGTTCCACGACCTCGGCATCTCCACGTACGTCTCTCCGCCTCCCGACCCCACCGCCGACACGCCCTTCCCCTCCCACCTCATGCCCCTCTGGGAGGCGTACACCGCGGACGCGCGCGCCCCGCTCTCGGCGCTCCTTGACGAGCTATCCGCTTCCCACCGTCGGGTCGTCGTCGTGTGCGACACCATCAATTCCTTCGCtgtcgaggaggcggcgcggctgccCAACGGTGAGGCGTTCCCGGTGAGCTGCGTAGCCGTGTCGGCCCTCGCCCTGCACATAGACACCGGGCATCGGCTCCTGCGTGAGAACGGCCTCAATCATGCCCCCTTGGAAACCTACATGACGCAGGAGTTCCTGGACTACGCGAGCGAACGTGCCCGAGCGTCGGAATCGATTTTGTCCGGCGCCGGCATCCTCGCGAACGCGAGCCGAGCGCTCGAGGGCGATTTCATCGACGATTTGGCTGAGACTCTGGCTGCCGGCGGCAAGAAGCTCTTCGCAATCGGTCCGTTGAACCCACTGCTCAACACGGGCTCGTCGGAGCAGGGCCGGCGGCGACACGAGTGCCTTGACTGGCTCGACAGGCAGCCCCCGGATTCTGTGCTCTACGTGTCGTTCGGCACGACGTGCTCTCTTCGAGTTGAGCAGGTCGCGGAGCTCGCAGCGACACTGCGCGGCAGCAAGCAGCGGTTCATCTGGGTCATGCGCGACGCCGACCGCGGCAACATATTCACGGACACCGGCGAGGGCGAGACCCGGCACGCCAAGCTTCTGTCCGAGTTCTCCAAGCAAACCGAAGGCACGGGGATGGTGATCACTGGGTGGGCGCCGCAGCTGGAGATCCTGGCGcacggcgccacggcggcgttCATGAGCCACTGCGGCTGGAACTCGACCATGGAGAGCATGAGCCACGGGAAGCCGATTCTGGCGTGGCCCATGCACTCCGACCAGCCGTGGGACGCGGAGCTCGTGTGCAAGTACTTCAAGGCAGGTCTCCTAGTGAGGCCATGGGAGAAGCACGGCGAGGTTTTGCCGGCGGCCACTATACAGGAGGTGATCAAGAAGATGATGGCCTCCGATGAAGGATTGGCGGTGCGGCAGCGCGCGAAGGCGCTCGGTGATGCCGTCCGTTCATCGCGCAATGATCTGGAGGACTTCATTGCTCACATCACAAGGTGATCGAAGAATAACCccgtgtcaaaaaaaaatacagcttTAAACTTTTTCAGTAGTAGCAGTTTGTATTGAATTTGACTATTTGAGTTAAGCAGGGTCTAGTAAAATAGTTGACTATTTGAGTTAAGCAGGGTCTAGTAAAATAGTTTTCAGTCCTACAAATCATGCGACTCTATGGTTGAATCAAATAAACATATGGTGGTGTAAACTTGGGGATATCAGATATCCAACTATTTCCATTGagtaattttatcatccttaaAAAGTACTGTAAAATTCCTCATTTTCATTTCTCATAACATTTACGTTGTGTTATATATATGCCGGATTTATCTAACAGAATattcaaaataacaaaacaatttACCACTAAAAGTACGTGTTCGATAGATATCACTGATTTCTCATGGTTGTGCGCTGTAGTGCTGCTCTCCACTCTATCCTGAAGTTCTGGTTAGTGTTCTGCTCTGAACTTTCTGATTAACTTTGCAACTCAGGTTGTTCAAACATGACAAAGACAAGAAGGAATATGAAGAAACTGTCAATGTGTGTGGTCCTTTTCGTTGATTCCTAGAGCACGTAGACCCAAACACGTCCAGCTCCACTCACCCAAGAGCTGACAAGATGGAAAAGAGAACCGGTAAAACATCCATCTATGCATGATCCATAGGAAAGGCCAAAAATTCTAGATAATGCATATTTCATTAAGCAATGAAATTACAAGGAAAAAGCTCATTTGAGATTTCTCATCTTATCGTCAAGTTTTAAAACCTCCCTAAACCGGAATACCATATATAACATATCTCTAATCTTACAAAACTGGATTACATTCTGTCCCAAGGCAGTATTGAGGGTGGTTTTGGCCAATGTGGCGCTaatgtggcaaaaaaaaacacgtgggacccacatgtcaatgaaaaCAATATATTCTTCCTTATCTCCCTCCCCATCCTTCGGTCCTGGCGGCAGCTGGAGGCGCACGGGCAATCGGAGGACAAGGAGATGGTGGTTGGTCTACGGCATGCccgacgacagcggcggaggaggtcagCGAGCAACTTGCTAGGAGGGGGAAGGAAGAGAAGTttggtgtggcggcagcggggaAGTAGAGACCATGGGCCCGTCGGGCCACGGCCTGGGCTTCCTCCACCGCCGTTTCGTCGGCCGTTGCACCGCCGCTGCTCCATGTCCAACAAGAGCGAACCCCCGGCAACGATAGGCCACAGCTCACCCACATCCTCCTTGTTCTGGACCACCACGACGCCACCATCAACCATTCGTTGGGTACCTCGCAAGACAGACATCAAGCATGAGGCGGGATGGGTCGACCGACGTGGTGACAATGAGGGACCAACCTCTTTCCAAACGGCGACGAGCTCCCGTTGGCATGCCGCCATGAAGCgcctgcgcggcggcgtccATGAAACCACACATCAATTTGGAGTGTGCCCTAAAAATCAGTGAGCGGGGGATCCGTGGACAACACGGCCTCAGTCTTGTCGAGGCACGCGGGGACAGCGGCCTCATGGGCCTCCAACACCACGAGGGACTCGGAGGTGGAGGTGTCGCGGCGGCTAAGGCCTTGTCGAGCAATGCGGAGTGGGAGACAAGGTTCTCCTCGAGAGAGGCGAAGTGCGTGAGCGGCTGGTGGGAGTCGAGGTGGGCGAGGATGCGTCCGCCGGTCCTCGAGCTTCTCCTCGCCAGTCACCACGCACCTCTCCTATCGGCCGCTGCCATCAACTCTCTCCCAAGAGATGCGGTGCCGCCTACAACGCcagccgtcctcctcctccaccctcctGTCTAGTGGCAAACCCAGAACGAAAATGATTCGGGGTCCTATGCATATCATAGCTCTAGACAACACACAATATTGATAACCAATATGACATATAGAGTATATAATTAACTACCACGTAGAGTTATAAAAAGGCATAGGAATGAAATGCTCACTGAAATATTAATCCACCATTACAAAACAAGAAAGGATAAAAACCTCCAATACCACATATTGTTTTGtctagaaaagagaagagatcacTTAGTAAAAAACATAATGTAAATATGTATCGAGAATgagaatgtgaaaaaaaatacatttcaaGATGGTTGTCTGCGTGCCTTTAAGATCTCAAATCGGCAAATTATTGCACTTTGGTAACTTTCATCAATTCTTGTTTCTCAACATAGCAAACAACACAATCCCTCAAGTGTTTCATCACTAATGCGATTGCGCAAAAATGTCTTCACAATTTTCATGGTTGAAAAACATCTTTCAATAGTAGCAGTGGCAAACAGGCAAGACTAATGCTACCTTTAAAAGCCGGTAAACCAATGGGTAACAATGACCCGTCCCTGGCGCCGCTAGCCTCCTCCTCGTTGGTGTGCAGGCGCGCGACGTGGTCCCAGATGAGGAACAATACAACTGTACAAGCTCGTTTTGCGTAATGTTGAGGAGCCAATACAAGTTGTCGTCATCACCGTCAGAGCGTGACAAGGAGATGCGGTGAAGCCAGACGATGTCCTCGAACACGGTGTTGAGCAGCACAAGGGTGCCGagatgagagggagagaaaggggggagagagaaagagagagaggggaggaggaggaggaggagaggatgacatgtggggctg is part of the Oryza glaberrima chromosome 4, OglaRS2, whole genome shotgun sequence genome and encodes:
- the LOC127771872 gene encoding putative cis-zeatin O-glucosyltransferase — protein: MAEKGNPANKVAIVAVPFPAQGHLNQVLHLSLQLASSSHGLAVHYAAPAPQLRQARARVHGWDDKALLSVQFHDLGISTYVSPPPDPTADTPFPSHLMPLWEAYTADARAPLSALLDELSASHRRVVVVCDTINSFAVEEAARLPNGEAFPVSCVAVSALALHIDTGHRLLRENGLNHAPLETYMTQEFLDYASERARASESILSGAGILANASRALEGDFIDDLAETLAAGGKKLFAIGPLNPLLNTGSSEQGRRRHECLDWLDRQPPDSVLYVSFGTTCSLRVEQVAELAATLRGSKQRFIWVMRDADRGNIFTDTGEGETRHAKLLSEFSKQTEGTGMVITGWAPQLEILAHGATAAFMSHCGWNSTMESMSHGKPILAWPMHSDQPWDAELVCKYFKAGLLVRPWEKHGEVLPAATIQEVIKKMMASDEGLAVRQRAKALGDAVRSSRNDLEDFIAHITRLFKHDKDKKEYEETVNVCGPFR